The following are encoded in a window of Brockia lithotrophica genomic DNA:
- a CDS encoding formate dehydrogenase accessory protein FdhE domain-containing protein: protein MDVQRIVQMWETMPFPEEIKEDEGFAKLREAYVDLLGVYAAHPFAASVPRVPEEEVQAHLRAGTPLLRAIEASVDFSHAESLLPLVAAWEGFSEEVRASLWEVLEKTLPAERLALLAAAWAGEGAAVHEAAERLEVQPKALEAWLFFALYPTRVAVREAWLGKDRVPLEVWGHGSCPFCGALPHLGEFVGDRGERVLRCPSCGAAWEFPRLRCPACGEDDPNHLEVLFFDVDRDRVRVDVCDRCGHYVKGIPALELSDPFELLLLDAFTYPLDVAAEEEGYGRPQAEEGRDR, encoded by the coding sequence GTGGACGTACAGCGCATTGTGCAGATGTGGGAGACGATGCCCTTTCCCGAAGAAATCAAGGAAGACGAAGGTTTTGCAAAGCTTCGGGAAGCGTACGTCGACCTTCTCGGGGTGTATGCGGCACACCCGTTTGCCGCTTCGGTTCCCCGGGTGCCCGAAGAAGAAGTTCAAGCGCACCTTCGGGCGGGAACGCCACTTCTTCGGGCGATCGAAGCCTCGGTCGATTTCTCCCACGCGGAAAGTCTGCTTCCGCTCGTAGCCGCCTGGGAAGGGTTTTCCGAAGAAGTGCGCGCTTCGCTTTGGGAGGTCCTGGAGAAGACTTTACCCGCGGAGCGCCTTGCGCTCCTCGCCGCGGCGTGGGCGGGGGAGGGAGCTGCCGTTCACGAAGCGGCAGAACGCCTGGAAGTGCAGCCTAAGGCGCTCGAGGCGTGGCTCTTCTTCGCCTTGTACCCGACGCGTGTGGCCGTACGGGAGGCGTGGCTGGGCAAAGATCGGGTACCCCTCGAGGTTTGGGGCCACGGGAGCTGCCCCTTCTGCGGCGCCCTTCCGCACTTGGGAGAGTTCGTGGGGGACCGAGGCGAACGGGTTCTCCGTTGTCCGAGCTGCGGCGCCGCGTGGGAGTTTCCGCGGCTTCGCTGTCCCGCCTGCGGCGAGGACGACCCAAATCATTTGGAAGTCCTCTTCTTTGACGTGGATCGCGACAGGGTTCGCGTCGACGTGTGCGATCGCTGCGGCCATTACGTAAAGGGGATTCCCGCGCTCGAACTCTCCGACCCGTTCGAGCTCCTCCTCCTGGACGCCTTTACCTACCCCTTAGACGTCGCCGCCGAAGAGGAGGGTTACGGGAGGCCCCAGGCGGAGGAAGGTCGAGATCGGTAG
- the mobA gene encoding molybdenum cofactor guanylyltransferase: MRSACILSGGKSSRMGRNKAFLPVAGLPNIRRIVETLRPHFPDVCLVTNDPEAYEDLGLPMTRDRYPGQGPVAGVHAGLLLARFDRVFVVANDMPFVSAEVALRLVELSEGYDAAVPEVGGQVHTLYAVYRKETAPHFEAVLLEGRRRMVDVYERIRVRYVRAEELGLTPEEAERIFFNMNTPEEYARALAWTEEGEVQK; this comes from the coding sequence GTGCGGAGCGCGTGCATCTTGTCCGGCGGCAAATCTTCGCGCATGGGGCGCAACAAGGCGTTTCTCCCCGTCGCCGGGCTTCCCAACATCCGCCGCATCGTGGAGACCTTGCGCCCGCACTTTCCGGACGTCTGTCTGGTCACCAACGATCCGGAAGCTTACGAAGACCTCGGCCTTCCCATGACACGCGACCGCTACCCGGGACAGGGTCCTGTAGCCGGCGTACACGCGGGACTCCTTCTCGCCCGCTTCGATCGCGTCTTCGTCGTGGCAAACGACATGCCCTTCGTCTCCGCGGAGGTCGCCCTTCGCCTGGTGGAGCTTTCTGAAGGATACGACGCCGCGGTCCCCGAAGTGGGCGGTCAGGTGCACACCCTATATGCGGTGTACCGCAAAGAAACGGCGCCGCACTTCGAAGCCGTGCTCCTCGAAGGGCGGCGGCGCATGGTCGACGTGTACGAACGAATCCGTGTGCGCTACGTCCGGGCGGAAGAGCTCGGGCTCACTCCGGAGGAGGCGGAACGCATCTTCTTCAACATGAACACGCCCGAGGAGTACGCCCGCGCCCTCGCGTGGACGGAAGAGGGGGAAGTCCAGAAGTAA
- a CDS encoding substrate-binding domain-containing protein: protein MFRTIAGKRRWAVAALVFWFAVFGALAGCGKSAPAGTSPETKAPSAETPQPAPAVRDVVLATTTSTQDTGLLDYLVPIFEKQTGYKVKVVAVGTGQALEMGKRGEADVLLTHAPASEKPLVDDGTVTNYRLVMHNDFVLVGPPNDPAKVKEAQDLKAAMKAIAASGAGFVSRGDDSGTHKKELVLWKAAGVDPKGQAWYRESGTGMGQTLLIANEKRAYTLTDRGTYLAYKNKLDLAIVREGDKDLLNIYHVMQVNPEKYPKVNAEGAKAFVEFLVSPETQKLIGEFGVDKYGQPLFFPDAKEGKE, encoded by the coding sequence ATGTTCCGAACGATCGCGGGCAAGCGCCGCTGGGCGGTCGCCGCCCTTGTCTTCTGGTTTGCCGTCTTTGGAGCCCTTGCCGGCTGCGGCAAGTCGGCCCCTGCCGGGACATCCCCGGAAACGAAGGCTCCGTCCGCGGAAACGCCGCAACCGGCGCCCGCCGTGCGGGACGTCGTCCTCGCGACGACCACGAGCACGCAGGACACGGGCCTTCTCGACTACCTCGTACCGATCTTCGAAAAGCAAACGGGCTACAAGGTCAAGGTCGTCGCCGTCGGCACGGGGCAGGCGCTTGAGATGGGGAAGCGGGGCGAAGCCGACGTCCTCCTCACGCACGCTCCCGCCTCCGAAAAGCCGCTCGTGGACGACGGCACGGTGACGAACTACCGCCTCGTCATGCACAACGACTTCGTCCTCGTCGGTCCCCCTAACGACCCGGCCAAGGTCAAGGAAGCCCAAGACCTGAAGGCCGCCATGAAGGCAATCGCCGCCTCCGGCGCGGGCTTCGTCTCCCGGGGCGACGATTCGGGTACGCACAAGAAAGAACTCGTCCTCTGGAAGGCGGCCGGCGTCGATCCTAAGGGACAGGCGTGGTACAGAGAAAGCGGTACGGGGATGGGGCAGACGCTCCTCATCGCCAACGAAAAGCGCGCGTACACCTTGACGGACCGCGGTACGTACCTCGCCTACAAGAACAAGCTCGACCTCGCCATCGTCCGCGAGGGCGACAAGGACCTCCTCAACATCTACCACGTCATGCAGGTGAACCCCGAAAAGTACCCCAAGGTGAATGCGGAGGGTGCCAAGGCCTTTGTCGAGTTTCTCGTGTCGCCCGAGACGCAAAAGCTCATTGGCGAGTTCGGCGTCGACAAGTACGGGCAGCCCCTCTTCTTCCCCGACGCGAAAGAGGGGAAGGAGTAA
- a CDS encoding ABC transporter permease has translation MDLVWSGLREAVRILLARDPEIFAIFGLSLRIAVWALGISLLIGLPLGVLLGVVHFRGRGVLLSIFNAGMGLPPTVVGLWVALFLWRNGPLGALRLIYTPAAIVIAEVILTTPILVALVAAAAAGAKERLHEFFLSLGTTPPTYLYLLLREIRMPLLAAVIAGFGRVISEVGAAMIVGGNIRGETRTLTTAIVLEVSKGAFDRALAISFLLLALSFAVTAFLTYLQHRVREG, from the coding sequence GTGGATCTCGTGTGGTCGGGACTCCGCGAGGCGGTGCGGATTCTCTTGGCCCGAGACCCGGAAATCTTCGCGATCTTCGGGCTCTCTCTCCGCATCGCGGTTTGGGCGCTCGGGATCAGCCTCCTCATCGGCCTTCCGCTGGGCGTCCTCCTCGGCGTCGTGCACTTTCGCGGCCGCGGGGTGCTCCTAAGCATCTTTAACGCCGGAATGGGGCTTCCGCCCACGGTCGTCGGGCTGTGGGTGGCCCTTTTTCTCTGGCGGAACGGGCCTTTGGGCGCCCTGCGCCTCATCTACACGCCTGCGGCCATCGTCATCGCCGAGGTGATCCTCACGACGCCGATCCTCGTCGCCCTCGTCGCGGCGGCGGCTGCGGGTGCCAAAGAGCGGCTACACGAGTTCTTCCTCTCCTTGGGGACGACGCCGCCGACGTACCTCTACCTCCTCTTGCGGGAAATTCGCATGCCGCTTCTCGCTGCGGTGATTGCCGGCTTCGGACGGGTGATTTCCGAAGTGGGGGCGGCGATGATCGTCGGCGGCAACATCCGCGGGGAAACGCGGACGCTCACGACGGCGATCGTACTCGAGGTGTCGAAGGGGGCATTCGACCGGGCGCTGGCAATCAGCTTTCTCCTTCTCGCCCTGTCTTTCGCCGTCACCGCATTCCTCACCTACCTCCAGCACCGCGTCCGGGAAGGTTGA
- a CDS encoding ATP-binding cassette domain-containing protein: MGDVLRVRGVRVVRAGRAILDGIDLHLAAGERLGLAGPNGSGKTTLLKVLALLLTPTEGEREVFGVPVSRTVPTELRRRMAVVFQDPPLLTGSVLANIYLPLRIRGLGRNKAREEAYAWLERFGLEVFAGRSARSLSGGERARLALARALALRPEVLFLDEPFAAVDVTSRAPLKATLREILRDQGTSLLLISHDYRDLEDLTERTVVLVRGRVLAAGPTATLRREHPLVRELFP; encoded by the coding sequence GTGGGAGACGTCCTCCGCGTGCGCGGGGTGCGCGTCGTACGCGCCGGACGTGCCATCTTGGACGGAATCGACCTCCACCTCGCCGCGGGGGAGCGTCTCGGTCTTGCGGGCCCAAACGGATCGGGAAAGACGACGCTCCTCAAGGTCCTCGCCCTTCTTCTTACGCCGACGGAAGGGGAACGCGAGGTGTTCGGCGTACCCGTAAGCCGCACCGTTCCGACAGAACTCCGCCGGCGCATGGCCGTCGTCTTTCAGGATCCGCCGCTTCTTACGGGTAGTGTGCTGGCGAACATCTACCTCCCTTTGCGCATTCGCGGCCTGGGCCGGAACAAGGCAAGGGAAGAGGCGTACGCCTGGCTCGAGCGTTTTGGGCTGGAAGTCTTTGCGGGACGAAGCGCCCGCTCCCTCTCGGGTGGGGAGCGGGCGCGCCTCGCCCTCGCCCGCGCGCTGGCGCTGCGGCCGGAGGTGCTCTTTTTAGACGAACCCTTTGCCGCCGTAGACGTCACGTCGCGTGCGCCCCTCAAGGCGACCCTCCGGGAGATCCTGCGAGATCAGGGGACGAGCCTCCTCCTCATCAGCCACGACTACCGCGACTTGGAAGACCTCACGGAGCGCACGGTCGTCCTCGTGCGCGGTCGCGTGCTCGCCGCCGGCCCGACGGCAACCTTACGGCGAGAACATCCTCTCGTGCGCGAGCTCTTTCCCTGA
- a CDS encoding aldehyde ferredoxin oxidoreductase family protein — protein MLRGYNNRELLVDLTRGTVEERPLDWELVRKYIGGRGLGVKYVFDNGPHVEPFSPENLLAIMTGPLTGTRSPMSGRLAVVTKSPLTGTVTDSHMGGWTAARIKWAGVDNILIRGRSEKPVYLYIENGRAEIRDASDIWGLGVRETVRVLRERHGGSRPEDVSVMAIGPAGERLVRFASFINEDDRAAGRGGTGAVAGYKRLKAIVVKGSARDRDFVAYDETAYHKANQDGLRAILHGAVTAPKKGGLSVYGTNVLMNIIDGVSGLPVYNAKTTVIEGAAEIGGERVRETILYRDHTCHACPVGCKKDVVVREGKYRTTVPAGSMEYESAWALGALIGVTNREAVARMIDLANDFGMDTIETGNAIAVAMEAYERGLIGYAIRWGDADRAIELLRSIAERSGVGDDLAEGPARFAKSLGAPEISMSVKGQSIPAYDPRAIQGIGLGYATSNRGACHLRGYTISAEILGIPYPVDRTAVAGKGELQKWFQDLFAFTDSLDVCKFSTFSETPEHYARQFSALTGMEITEEELFRIGERIYNLERYYNNLAGFNRREDDHLPERFLKEPAAGKSEGMVSHLDEMLDEYYRVRGWRDGVVPEEKLRELEIIA, from the coding sequence ATGCTGCGCGGGTACAACAACCGCGAACTCCTTGTGGACCTCACGCGGGGCACGGTAGAAGAACGGCCGCTCGACTGGGAACTCGTTCGGAAGTACATCGGCGGCCGCGGCCTCGGCGTAAAGTACGTGTTCGACAACGGGCCGCACGTAGAGCCTTTCTCGCCCGAAAACCTACTCGCGATCATGACGGGCCCGCTCACGGGGACGCGCTCGCCCATGAGCGGACGGTTGGCCGTCGTCACGAAGTCCCCCCTCACGGGGACGGTGACGGATTCGCACATGGGCGGATGGACGGCCGCCCGGATCAAGTGGGCGGGTGTGGACAACATCCTCATCCGCGGACGGAGCGAAAAGCCGGTCTACCTGTACATTGAAAATGGGCGAGCGGAAATCCGCGACGCGTCGGACATTTGGGGCCTCGGCGTGCGGGAGACCGTGCGGGTCTTGCGGGAACGCCACGGGGGCAGTCGTCCGGAGGACGTAAGCGTGATGGCCATAGGTCCGGCGGGCGAGCGGCTCGTGCGCTTTGCCTCGTTCATCAACGAGGACGATCGCGCGGCGGGGCGCGGCGGCACCGGGGCCGTAGCCGGCTACAAGCGGCTCAAGGCGATCGTCGTCAAGGGGTCGGCCCGCGACCGCGACTTCGTCGCCTACGATGAGACCGCCTACCACAAGGCGAACCAAGACGGGCTGCGGGCGATCCTTCACGGGGCGGTTACGGCGCCCAAGAAGGGCGGCCTCTCCGTGTACGGGACGAACGTGCTCATGAACATCATCGACGGCGTGAGCGGCCTCCCCGTGTACAACGCCAAGACGACGGTGATCGAAGGGGCGGCGGAGATCGGCGGAGAACGCGTGCGGGAGACGATCCTCTACCGCGACCACACCTGCCACGCCTGCCCCGTAGGCTGCAAAAAGGACGTCGTCGTGCGGGAGGGGAAGTATCGGACGACGGTCCCCGCCGGGAGCATGGAGTACGAGTCCGCCTGGGCCCTCGGGGCGCTCATCGGCGTCACCAACCGCGAAGCGGTGGCGCGCATGATCGACCTCGCAAACGACTTCGGCATGGACACCATCGAGACGGGGAACGCCATCGCCGTGGCGATGGAGGCCTACGAGCGCGGGCTCATCGGGTACGCGATCCGCTGGGGAGACGCCGACCGCGCGATTGAACTCCTCCGCTCGATCGCCGAGCGAAGCGGGGTAGGCGACGACCTCGCCGAGGGGCCGGCCCGCTTCGCCAAGTCCCTCGGGGCGCCCGAGATCTCCATGTCCGTAAAGGGGCAGTCCATCCCCGCCTACGACCCGCGGGCCATTCAGGGGATTGGCCTTGGGTACGCGACGAGCAACCGCGGTGCCTGCCACCTCCGTGGCTACACGATCAGCGCCGAGATCCTCGGGATTCCCTACCCTGTGGACCGTACGGCCGTGGCCGGGAAGGGCGAACTCCAAAAGTGGTTTCAGGACCTCTTCGCCTTCACGGACTCCCTCGACGTGTGCAAGTTCTCGACGTTTTCCGAGACGCCGGAGCACTACGCGCGGCAGTTTTCCGCACTCACGGGCATGGAGATCACGGAAGAGGAACTCTTCCGCATCGGGGAGCGCATTTACAATCTCGAGCGCTACTACAACAACCTCGCCGGCTTCAACCGGCGTGAGGACGACCACCTGCCGGAACGCTTCCTGAAGGAGCCGGCGGCGGGGAAGTCCGAGGGCATGGTGAGCCATCTCGACGAAATGCTCGACGAGTACTACCGCGTCCGCGGCTGGCGGGACGGCGTCGTGCCCGAGGAAAAGCTCCGCGAGCTCGAGATCATCGCCTGA
- a CDS encoding molybdopterin molybdotransferase MoeA, whose protein sequence is MVELFRVLSVADVRKLLDSLPVPSRRVEEVPLLRAAGRVLARGVRAPEDVPAFSRSTVDGYAVIARETFGAGESTPTLLDVVGEVRMGETPGRRLSEGEAMYVPTGGMLPEGADAVVAVEHVEVMGTLLNVYRAVSPGQNVIFRGEDALAGEEVLGPGMRLRPYEIAYLAGLGVREVPVYAPPIATVLSTGDELVPHETRDLRLGQVRDTNAPAICLLAEEFGARVRCGGIVRDDEDAFARAIGAALEDSDLVILSGGSSVGVRDLTLRVLEERFRAEVFFHGISLHPGKPTLLARVGERFVLGLPGNPTSATVVFFLFGRHLLARLAGEAVFAPIALEAKLRRPLASVAGRTDYYRVRLVREADGWWAEPVLGKSGLLFTLLGSDGLAEVPEEKEGYLAGESVRVYLLDTRQVAVPPPRKPREGLAARWTEKEE, encoded by the coding sequence GTGGTGGAACTCTTTCGCGTCCTGTCCGTCGCCGACGTCCGAAAGCTCCTCGACTCGCTTCCCGTACCTTCGCGCCGGGTAGAGGAAGTCCCCCTCCTCCGGGCGGCGGGACGCGTTCTCGCGCGCGGCGTGCGCGCTCCGGAGGACGTTCCCGCGTTTTCCCGTTCTACGGTGGACGGCTACGCCGTGATCGCCCGAGAGACTTTCGGCGCGGGGGAATCCACCCCCACGCTCCTCGACGTCGTCGGCGAGGTGCGCATGGGCGAGACTCCCGGGCGTCGTCTCTCCGAGGGGGAGGCGATGTACGTTCCCACGGGAGGAATGCTCCCCGAGGGGGCGGACGCCGTCGTCGCCGTGGAGCACGTGGAAGTCATGGGGACTCTCCTCAACGTCTACCGCGCCGTCTCACCGGGACAGAACGTGATCTTCCGCGGGGAGGACGCCCTTGCCGGGGAGGAGGTCCTCGGCCCGGGAATGCGGCTTCGCCCTTACGAAATTGCCTACCTCGCTGGCCTCGGGGTGCGCGAGGTGCCCGTGTACGCGCCTCCTATCGCGACCGTTCTTTCCACGGGAGACGAACTCGTCCCACACGAGACGCGCGACCTCCGGTTGGGGCAGGTGCGCGACACGAACGCCCCGGCGATCTGCCTCCTTGCCGAGGAGTTCGGCGCACGTGTCCGCTGCGGTGGCATCGTGCGTGACGACGAAGACGCCTTTGCCCGGGCGATCGGTGCCGCCCTCGAAGACTCCGACCTCGTGATCCTTTCCGGCGGAAGCTCCGTCGGGGTGCGCGACCTCACGCTGCGGGTGCTTGAGGAGCGCTTCCGCGCGGAAGTCTTCTTCCACGGGATTTCTCTCCATCCGGGGAAGCCCACCTTGCTCGCGCGCGTGGGGGAACGCTTCGTCCTCGGCCTCCCCGGGAATCCTACCTCCGCCACGGTCGTCTTTTTCCTCTTCGGGCGCCACCTCCTCGCGCGCCTGGCCGGGGAGGCGGTTTTCGCCCCGATCGCCCTCGAGGCGAAGCTCCGGCGTCCCCTCGCCTCCGTTGCCGGCCGTACGGACTACTACCGCGTGCGCCTCGTGCGCGAGGCGGACGGTTGGTGGGCGGAGCCGGTGCTCGGAAAGTCGGGTCTCCTCTTTACGCTCCTGGGGAGCGACGGGCTCGCGGAGGTGCCCGAAGAAAAGGAAGGGTACCTCGCCGGGGAGTCGGTCCGCGTGTACCTGTTGGACACGCGGCAAGTAGCCGTTCCGCCCCCCCGCAAGCCGCGAGAAGGTCTCGCAGCCCGTTGGACGGAAAAGGAGGAGTGA
- a CDS encoding molybdopterin biosynthesis protein has translation MGRKVFLDEEPLDDVRRRWLSRANIPRRTERIPTAEALNRVAAVDLYARVSMPNYNAAAMDGFAVRAERTFFASETNPVRLRVGEEAIVVDTGDPLPEGTDAVIAVERVHILDDGRTIEVLAPVAPWQDVRPIGEDVVVGEMILPAFRRLRPYDLGALLAGGVLEVEVLARPRVAVLPTGDELVPPKEDIGLGEIPEFNGAMLRGLAESWGAVADVFPITPDDPGFLRERVAAALERYDVVVLNAGSSAGRDDYTADILGSFGEIVAHGVATRPGKPVVLAVTPEGRPLLGIPGFPVSAFLAMEWFLKPLLDRYFGEGAPPRPRVRALLGRRLVSAVGRDEFVRVTVGKVEGRYVVQPLSRGAGVTMSLVRADGLLVVPREAEGFEQGTEVEVELFRDPAQIDRTVVLTGSHDFALDLLRSHLRRKDPTCDLSSSHVGSTAGLQAIARREAHGAGIHLLDPEDGTYNVSYVRRHIRGVPVVLVHLAKRVQGFLVAKGNPLGIRSLEDIARPGVRYVNRQRGAGTRILFDHLLRKAGISRESVYGYDREVPTHLAVAVAIREGSADVGLGIYAAAKAFDLDFIPVGEEQYDLLLLRSFVESPLGACFLEILQSEAFREELRRFGGYDLSRSGEVVYAQEG, from the coding sequence GTGGGGCGCAAGGTGTTTCTCGACGAAGAGCCCCTCGACGACGTTCGCCGGCGTTGGCTCTCCCGCGCGAACATCCCCCGTCGCACGGAACGAATTCCTACGGCGGAGGCCCTGAATCGCGTCGCCGCCGTAGACCTCTACGCCCGCGTCTCCATGCCCAACTACAACGCGGCGGCAATGGACGGGTTTGCCGTACGCGCAGAACGGACGTTTTTCGCCTCGGAGACCAACCCCGTGCGCCTGCGCGTCGGGGAGGAGGCGATCGTCGTCGACACCGGCGATCCCCTTCCCGAAGGGACGGACGCCGTAATCGCCGTCGAGCGCGTCCACATCCTCGACGACGGACGGACCATCGAGGTCCTCGCCCCCGTGGCCCCGTGGCAGGACGTACGGCCGATCGGCGAAGACGTGGTGGTGGGGGAGATGATCCTCCCGGCCTTCCGCCGCCTTCGCCCGTACGACCTGGGGGCACTCCTCGCCGGCGGCGTCCTCGAGGTGGAGGTGCTCGCGCGTCCGCGCGTGGCCGTGCTTCCCACGGGCGACGAGCTCGTCCCTCCCAAGGAAGACATCGGCCTCGGGGAAATCCCTGAGTTCAACGGCGCCATGCTCCGCGGCCTCGCGGAGTCCTGGGGGGCGGTCGCCGACGTGTTCCCGATCACACCCGACGATCCAGGGTTCCTTCGGGAGCGCGTGGCCGCCGCCCTCGAACGCTACGACGTCGTGGTCTTGAACGCCGGCTCGAGTGCCGGGCGCGACGACTACACCGCCGACATCCTCGGGTCCTTCGGCGAGATCGTCGCCCACGGCGTCGCCACCCGGCCGGGGAAGCCCGTCGTCCTCGCGGTGACTCCGGAAGGTCGTCCCCTTCTCGGCATCCCGGGCTTTCCCGTCTCCGCCTTTCTCGCCATGGAGTGGTTCTTGAAACCCCTCCTCGACCGCTATTTTGGGGAGGGGGCGCCCCCGCGGCCGCGCGTGCGCGCGCTCCTCGGGCGACGCCTCGTGTCCGCCGTCGGCCGCGACGAATTCGTACGCGTGACCGTAGGCAAGGTGGAAGGGCGCTACGTCGTCCAGCCCCTCTCGCGCGGGGCCGGCGTGACGATGTCCCTCGTGCGTGCCGATGGGCTTCTCGTCGTCCCGCGGGAGGCGGAAGGCTTCGAGCAGGGGACGGAGGTCGAGGTCGAGCTCTTCCGCGACCCGGCACAGATCGACCGCACCGTCGTCCTCACGGGAAGCCACGACTTCGCCCTCGACCTCTTGCGCTCACACCTTAGGCGGAAGGACCCCACATGCGACCTTTCGTCCTCGCACGTGGGGAGCACGGCGGGGCTTCAGGCGATCGCCCGCCGCGAGGCACACGGCGCCGGCATCCACCTCCTCGATCCGGAGGACGGGACGTACAACGTCTCCTACGTCCGGCGCCACATCCGCGGCGTCCCCGTGGTACTCGTCCACCTCGCCAAGCGCGTTCAGGGCTTCCTCGTAGCCAAGGGAAATCCCCTGGGAATCCGAAGCCTCGAAGACATCGCCCGCCCGGGCGTGCGCTACGTGAACCGCCAGCGCGGCGCGGGGACGCGGATCCTCTTCGACCACCTTTTGCGCAAGGCGGGGATCTCCCGGGAGTCCGTGTACGGGTACGACCGCGAAGTGCCTACTCACCTCGCCGTGGCGGTCGCCATCCGCGAGGGAAGCGCCGACGTGGGATTGGGGATCTACGCGGCGGCCAAGGCCTTCGACCTCGATTTCATCCCCGTCGGCGAAGAGCAGTACGACCTGCTCCTCTTGCGTTCCTTTGTGGAAAGCCCGTTGGGCGCCTGCTTCCTCGAGATCCTGCAAAGCGAAGCCTTTCGCGAGGAGCTTCGGCGTTTCGGCGGCTACGACCTCTCCCGCAGCGGAGAGGTGGTGTACGCGCAGGAGGGCTGA
- the sleB gene encoding spore cortex-lytic enzyme, with product MAPKGAEKAGEPPRAEAFGREILRVGSRGGDVYELQGRLQYLGYYHGPIDGIFGWRTYWAVRNFQYQFGIRVDGIVGPQTKYKLWLATKNWRPTGTASTPAPSAPKPTYVTYTSQPITSRDIDLMARTVYGEARGEPYIGQVAVAAVILNRLRHPAFPNTIPGIIFQPGAFTCVSDGQIWLTPDATARRAVYDALNGWDPSGGALYYFNPKTATSAWIWSRPQIKRIGNHIFTR from the coding sequence TTGGCCCCGAAGGGCGCGGAAAAGGCCGGTGAACCTCCCCGTGCCGAAGCCTTCGGCCGGGAAATTCTTCGCGTGGGTTCGCGCGGGGGGGACGTATACGAGCTGCAAGGAAGGCTTCAGTACCTCGGGTACTACCACGGGCCGATCGACGGAATCTTCGGCTGGCGTACGTACTGGGCGGTGCGCAACTTCCAGTACCAGTTCGGCATTCGCGTAGACGGGATCGTCGGGCCGCAGACGAAGTACAAGCTCTGGCTGGCGACCAAAAACTGGCGTCCTACGGGCACCGCCTCGACACCTGCCCCTTCCGCACCGAAGCCCACGTACGTCACGTACACCTCGCAGCCGATTACGAGTCGCGACATCGACCTCATGGCACGTACGGTGTACGGCGAGGCCCGGGGAGAACCGTACATCGGCCAGGTGGCCGTGGCGGCGGTCATCCTAAACCGCCTGCGGCACCCCGCGTTTCCCAACACGATTCCCGGGATCATCTTTCAGCCTGGGGCCTTCACGTGCGTTTCGGACGGTCAAATCTGGCTCACGCCGGATGCGACGGCGCGCCGCGCGGTGTACGACGCGCTCAACGGGTGGGACCCGAGCGGCGGAGCCCTCTACTACTTCAATCCCAAGACCGCGACTTCCGCGTGGATCTGGTCGCGGCCGCAGATCAAGCGCATCGGCAACCACATTTTTACCCGGTAG